A section of the Acanthochromis polyacanthus isolate Apoly-LR-REF ecotype Palm Island chromosome 1, KAUST_Apoly_ChrSc, whole genome shotgun sequence genome encodes:
- the LOC110954737 gene encoding ovarian cancer G-protein coupled receptor 1 has product MLFTMVEEDVMNCTISHEIHQYLFSCVYILVLLVGVPSNLYSLYHAALQLKQKNELGIYLMNLTVSDLLYLASLPLWLQYIFQDDDWRHREWLCQLCGFLLYENIYISIGFLCCISLDRYLAVVHPLRFTSLRSMNAAWIVSSIIWLKEIAVGVVFFRHKELSRDRKNQSVCFEHYPMQPWEYPINYYRFTIGFMFPLTILLISYLCVLRAVGRSAGTQPDQKIRIRQLVSSTILIFLVCFSPYHIFLLVRTLLERDCNFIGAIFNYYHLSLLLTTLNCVADPALYCFVSESARRGLYRALFRPVAKILCCCLRRGNASPANPANDSHEVATDENNGHPTVTLLTHTSTLNNTKADTACKNTTLIRQTEEQTILPLTVKNNRHSMEGKPSCVIAMEEQNQRTERTEETDIS; this is encoded by the exons ATGCTGTTCACCATGGTTGAAGAGGACGTGATGAACTGCACCATCAGCCATGAAATCCACCAGTACCTTTTCTCCTGTGTGTATATCCTCGTACTACTG GTTGGTGTTCCGTCCAACCTGTACTCTCTGTACCATGCTGCTCTCCAGCTGAAGCAGAAGAATGAGCTGGGCATTTATTTAATGAACCTCACCGTGTCTGATCTGTTGTACCTGGCATCGTTACCTCTGTGGCTGCAGTACATCTTCCAG GACGATGACTGGCGTCACAGGGAATGGTTGTGTCAGCTCTGTGGTTTCCTGCTCTATGAGAACATCTACATCAGCATCGGCTTTCTGTGCTGTATCAGTCTGGATCGCTACCTGGCTGTGGTCCATCCTCTCAG ATTCACGTCTCTCCGCTCCATGAATGCAGCGTGGATCGTTAGCAGCATCATCTGGCTGAAGGAAATAGCAGTCGGTGTGGTTTTCTTCCGACACAAAGAGCTGAGCAGAGATCGCAAGAACCAATCGGTGTGCTTCGAGCACTACCCCATGCAGCCGTGGGAGTATCCAATCAACTACTACCGCTTCACTATTGGCTTCATGTTCCCACTGACCATTTTGTTG ATCAGCTACCTGTGTGTGCTTCGTGCCGTGGGTCGGAGTGCAGGAACTCAGCCGGATCAGAAGATCAGGATCAGGCAGCTGGTGAGCAGCaccatcctcatcttcctcgTCTGCTTCTCTCCCTACCACATCTTCCTGTTAGTGCGCACCCTGCTGGAGCGGGACTGCAACTTCATTGGAG CGATATTTAACTACTACCACCTCTCTCTGTTGCTGACCACCCTGAACTGCGTGGCTGACCCTGCTCTCTACTGCTTCGTCAGTGAAAGCGCCCGCCGTGGCCTCTACAGAGCCCTGTTCAGACCCGTTGCCAAGAtactctgctgctgccttcGTCGTGGCAATGCCAGCCCTGCCAACCCAGCCAACGATTCCCACGAGGTCGCCACCGACGAGAACAACGGCCACCCGACCGTGACGCTGCTCACGCACACCAGCACGCTCAACAACACAAAAGCAGATACTGcctgtaaaaacacaactttaatcAGACAGACGGAAGAACAAACTATTTTAccattaactgtaaaaaataacagaCATTCTATGGAAGGAAAGCCCAGCTGTGTGATAGCTATGGAGGAGCAGAACCAACGGACGGAGAGGACTGAGGAAACTGACATCAGCTAA